One region of Rhodothermales bacterium genomic DNA includes:
- a CDS encoding DUF4097 family beta strand repeat protein, with the protein MKTAFFALLLCTPLLSQAQETLRASFAEPDQPTHVVARTIYGNIEVSAHAEKDVVIEIIERPRETAESSRPRQDNLRRVDQGANVTLDENDNTIVVKAGSEDRYTDLHVWIPRDSDLSVHITGEGDILVTGVSGEMEVNAANGSIALAEVSGPVVAHAHAGSLTATFESITDARPMAFSSWSGDVEVTFPSQVSAKLKMRTDHGEILSEFDLSGKVASLENVGKDGRQRLRSFTYATINGGGPEYLFQNYSGDIVIRKRSSATP; encoded by the coding sequence ATGAAGACCGCCTTTTTCGCACTGCTCCTTTGTACGCCGCTACTTTCTCAAGCTCAGGAAACGCTCCGGGCATCGTTCGCGGAGCCTGACCAACCGACGCATGTCGTGGCTCGGACCATCTATGGAAATATCGAGGTGTCCGCACACGCCGAGAAGGATGTCGTCATTGAGATAATCGAGCGACCTCGCGAGACCGCCGAGTCATCTCGTCCACGGCAGGACAATCTGCGCCGCGTAGACCAGGGTGCAAACGTTACGCTGGATGAGAACGACAACACCATTGTCGTGAAGGCGGGAAGCGAGGATCGCTACACGGACCTGCACGTATGGATCCCACGAGACAGCGATCTATCCGTCCACATCACCGGAGAAGGAGACATTCTCGTGACGGGTGTTTCGGGAGAAATGGAAGTCAACGCCGCAAACGGCTCAATTGCCCTGGCAGAAGTATCGGGGCCTGTTGTCGCGCACGCACACGCGGGGAGTCTGACAGCGACCTTCGAATCGATAACGGACGCGCGGCCGATGGCGTTCAGCTCGTGGTCAGGCGACGTCGAAGTGACGTTTCCCTCTCAGGTATCTGCAAAATTGAAGATGCGAACAGATCATGGGGAGATCCTGTCGGAGTTTGATCTGTCCGGCAAGGTGGCGTCTCTCGAGAACGTCGGCAAAGACGGCCGTCAGCGGCTGCGCAGCTTTACGTACGCGACAATCAACGGTGGGGGGCCGGAGTATTTGTTTCAGAATTACAGCGGCGACATTGTAATTCGTAAGCGCTCGTCAGCCACCCCGTAG
- a CDS encoding cytochrome-c peroxidase, producing MYVDKTRREPGKPTPGRRVLVATSLAFLMTLLSSCDAFQDNDTGFRGDNEFLSSRDITRIGQLNGSLRATLSAQALEGGLEFYRLPDSDEFDRIPQDPLNPLTRAKVRLGQLLYHETALGTSCRQESASETYSCAGCHFAQAGFQAATPQGIAEGGRGFFNRKLDPAYDSSSDENTPDLQPIRSPSSMNTAYQQLMLWNGQFGGVGLNFGTEANWTGPKEANMLGMHGLETQAVAGMTVHRMDDVENSRVASIPFYQRLFGEAFPADDEPVTLMNSALAIAAFERTILANRSPFQRWLRGEARAMSEDQMRGAILFFGKAECSACHTGPALSSMTFYALGMNDLDGAVDPRVDLRAFGGTVPDDVRRGRGGFTGRVADDYRFKTPQLYNLTDTPFYSHGASFSSVRDVIAYKNAAVPQNSLVPVERLSSYFRPLGLSESEIDDLTVFIEEALYDPELMRYVPAVLPSGNCTPHNDAESRQELGCF from the coding sequence ATGTACGTAGACAAGACGCGCCGCGAACCGGGTAAACCGACTCCAGGGAGGCGCGTGCTGGTCGCCACCTCGCTGGCCTTTCTGATGACGCTTCTCTCTTCTTGCGATGCGTTTCAGGACAACGACACCGGCTTCCGAGGCGACAATGAGTTTCTATCCTCGCGAGACATTACGCGGATTGGCCAACTGAACGGGAGCCTTCGCGCGACGCTGAGTGCGCAGGCCCTCGAAGGCGGACTCGAGTTTTATCGCCTTCCGGACAGCGATGAGTTTGACAGGATCCCGCAGGATCCGCTGAATCCACTGACTCGCGCAAAGGTGCGGCTGGGACAACTGCTGTATCACGAAACAGCGCTGGGCACCAGCTGCCGACAGGAGTCGGCTTCGGAGACCTACTCGTGCGCGGGATGTCATTTCGCGCAGGCAGGGTTTCAGGCGGCCACGCCACAGGGAATCGCGGAGGGCGGACGGGGCTTCTTCAACCGGAAGCTCGATCCTGCATATGATTCCAGCTCGGACGAGAACACGCCCGACCTTCAGCCAATTCGATCTCCGTCGAGTATGAACACGGCATACCAGCAACTCATGCTCTGGAATGGTCAGTTCGGTGGTGTCGGCCTCAACTTCGGTACGGAGGCAAATTGGACCGGACCGAAGGAGGCAAACATGCTCGGGATGCACGGACTGGAGACGCAGGCGGTAGCGGGGATGACGGTCCATCGGATGGACGACGTCGAGAACTCGCGAGTCGCTTCGATTCCGTTTTATCAGCGTCTGTTTGGCGAGGCCTTTCCTGCCGACGACGAGCCCGTCACCCTCATGAACTCGGCGCTCGCCATCGCCGCGTTTGAGCGAACCATTCTCGCGAACCGCTCACCGTTTCAGCGGTGGCTGCGCGGGGAGGCCCGGGCCATGTCGGAGGATCAGATGCGTGGAGCGATCCTGTTCTTCGGGAAGGCCGAGTGTTCCGCCTGTCACACGGGGCCGGCTCTCAGTTCGATGACGTTCTACGCGCTGGGCATGAATGATCTGGACGGCGCGGTCGATCCGCGAGTGGACCTTCGTGCTTTCGGGGGCACGGTACCGGACGACGTCCGTCGAGGACGCGGCGGTTTTACGGGCCGGGTGGCTGACGACTACCGCTTCAAGACGCCGCAACTCTACAATCTCACCGACACACCATTCTATAGTCACGGTGCATCATTCTCCTCGGTGCGTGATGTGATCGCCTACAAGAATGCGGCCGTCCCGCAGAACTCTCTCGTGCCGGTCGAACGACTCTCCTCTTACTTCCGTCCGCTGGGCCTGTCGGAGTCCGAGATCGACGACCTGACAGTGTTTATTGAGGAGGCGCTGTACGATCCTGAACTGATGCGCTACGTGCCTGCGGTCCTGCCGTCAGGCAACTGCACGCCGCACAACGATGCGGAGTCGCGGCAGGAACTGGGCTGCTTCTGA